Within Sinorhizobium sp. RAC02, the genomic segment CGGTATCGCCGCGACGGAACTGGCGCTGATGGCGGGTGCTGACCGTGTCGAAGGCACGCTGTTCGGCAATGGCGAGCGCACCGGCAATGTCGATGTCGTGACGCTGGCGCTCAACATGTACACGCAGGGCATCGATCCCAAGCTGGACTGCTCCGACATCGAGCGCGTCAAGGCGGTCTACGAGTACTCCAACGAGATGGCCATTCCGGAGCGCCATCCCTATGTCGGCGAGCTGGTCTATACGGCCTTCTCCGGCTCGCACCAGGATGCGATCAACAAGGGCATGAAGGCCATCAAGAAGGCCAACAAGCCGTTGTGGGAGGTGCCATACCTGCCGATCGACCCGCAGGATGTGGGCCGCTCGTACGAGGCGATCATCCGCATCAACTCGCAGTCCGGCAAGGGCGGCATCGCCTATATCCTGCAGGAAGATTACGGCATCAACCTGCCGCGCAACCTGCAGGTGGAGTTCCGCGAGGAGATCCAGCGCATCACCGACGAGGAAGGCGTGGAACTGCCCTCGAAGCGCATCCATGAGAGCTTCATGGAGCGCTACGTGACGCAGCCGGGCACGCGGCTGCGCTTCGTCGACCACCACACCTATCCCGATGATGCGGGCCAGAAGGGCACGCGCATCGTCGCCGCGGAAGTGACCGACGGTGGCGAAACGAAGCGCATCGAAGGCAAGGGCACCGGCCCGATCGACGGCTTCATCAACGCGCTGTCGATCTATCTCGGCATTCCGATGTCTGTTGCGGATTATTCCGAGCATTCGCTCCAGCACGGTTCCAACGCGGCCGCCATTGCCTATGTCGAGGTCGAGCATCCGGGCGGAAAGATCTTCGGCGTCGGCATCAACACGAACATCGTGACGGCCTCGCTCGAAGCGATCGTTTCTGCCGCCAATCGGGTGCTGGCCGCTCGCGGCTGATCGAGCACCGACTGAATGAAAAAGCCCGGCAATAATATTGCCGGGCTTTTTTGTTTTAGGGCGTGTCGGACTGGCGAAGGTTGGTTCGTCTTCTACACATTGAAGCGAAACCACAGTCGAAAGGATCACGTCATGGAAAAGAACACCATCTGCGTTTGGTACGACAAGGACGCCGAGGCCGCTGCCCGCTTTTACGCGGAAACCTTTCCCGACAGTTCCGTCGGTGCCGTCATCCGTACCCCCGGCGACTATCCGGATGGCAAGCAGGGAGATGTCCTGGTCGTTGAATTCACCGTTGCAGGCATTCCATGCATCGGCCTGAATGGCGGCCCTACATTCAAGCAGTCGGAGGCATTTTCCTTCCAGATCTCGACGGAAGATCAGGAGGAAACCGACCGTTACTGGAACGCGATCGTTGGAAACGGCGGGCAGGAAAGTGAGTGCG encodes:
- the leuA gene encoding 2-isopropylmalate synthase, which gives rise to MILKTHTPKQGMPDAAVKYQAYPTINIPDRTWPGKTITEAPIWCSVDLRDGNQSLINPMGHDRKARMFQLLLDMGFKEIEIGFPSASQTDFDFARWCVEEGNVPRDVSLQVLVQCRPELITRTFEALEGAHNPIIHFYNSTSELQRRVVFAKDVHGIKQIATDAAKMITDMAAKAGGGYRFEYSPESFTGTELEVALEICNAVVEIVKPTADNKLILNLPSTVEMATPNIYADQIEWMCRNIDNRENVIISLHPHNDRGTGIAATELALMAGADRVEGTLFGNGERTGNVDVVTLALNMYTQGIDPKLDCSDIERVKAVYEYSNEMAIPERHPYVGELVYTAFSGSHQDAINKGMKAIKKANKPLWEVPYLPIDPQDVGRSYEAIIRINSQSGKGGIAYILQEDYGINLPRNLQVEFREEIQRITDEEGVELPSKRIHESFMERYVTQPGTRLRFVDHHTYPDDAGQKGTRIVAAEVTDGGETKRIEGKGTGPIDGFINALSIYLGIPMSVADYSEHSLQHGSNAAAIAYVEVEHPGGKIFGVGINTNIVTASLEAIVSAANRVLAARG
- a CDS encoding VOC family protein, with protein sequence MEKNTICVWYDKDAEAAARFYAETFPDSSVGAVIRTPGDYPDGKQGDVLVVEFTVAGIPCIGLNGGPTFKQSEAFSFQISTEDQEETDRYWNAIVGNGGQESECGWCKDKWGVSWQITPRVAMEALRAGGSEAKRAFDALMTMQKIDVAAIEAARRG